From one Lycium barbarum isolate Lr01 chromosome 6, ASM1917538v2, whole genome shotgun sequence genomic stretch:
- the LOC132600678 gene encoding ubiquitin C-terminal hydrolase 13-like isoform X3, whose amino-acid sequence MTLTTPLPTDQEDEEMLVPRSDLVFEGPQPMEETGNDVEKQPPEDPQTSRFTWKIENFSRLNVKKLYSDTFVVGGYKWRILTFPKGNNVDYLSMYLDVADAASLPYGWSRYAQFSLTIVNQIHNKYSIRKETQHQFNARESDWGFTSFMPLGELYDPNRGYLVDGTCVVEAEVAVRKIVDYWSYDSKKETGFVGLKNQGATCYMNSLLQTLYHIPYFRKAVYHMPTTVNDMPSASIPLALQSLFYKLQYSDNSVATKELTKSFGWDTYDSFMQHDVQELNRVLCEKLEEKMKGTVVEGSIQQLFEGHHMNYIECINVDYKSTRKESYYDLQLDVKGCADVYASFDKYVEVERLEGDNKYHAEQYGLQDAKKGVLFIDFPPVLQLQLKRFEYDFSRDTMVKINDRYEFPLQLDLDRENGKYLSPDADRIVRNLYTLHSVLVHSGGVHGGHYYAFIRPTLSDEWYKFDDERVTKEDVKRALEEQYGGEEEQLPQTNPGFNNTPFKFTKYSNAYMLVYIRESDKEKIMCSVDEKDIAEHVRTRLKREQEGKEQKKKEKAEAHLYTIIKVARDEDLRQQIGKDIHFDLVDHDKVGSFRIQKQTPFSIFKEEVAKEFGVPVQFQRFWLWAKRQNHTYRPNRPLTHLEEAQTVGQLKEVSNKVQNAELKLYLEVELGLDLRHLPPPDKTKDDILLFFKLYDPEKEELRYAGRIFVKGTSNPTEILNKLNEMVGYAPDQEIELYEEIKFEPSVMCELIDKKFAFRSSQLEDGDIVCYQKSLSPESRQKFRYPDVPSFLEYVHNRQVVHFRSLEKSKAEDFILELSKINTYDEVVERVAQQLGLDDPSKIRLTPHNCYSQQPKPQPIKYRGVNTLVDMLVHYNQTSDILYYEVLDIPLPEFQGLKTLKVAFHHATKDEVTYTIRLPKQSTVGDVINDLKTKVELLNPDAELRLLEVFCHKIYKIFPTSEKIDNINDQYWTLRAEEIPEEEKNLGPNDRLIHVYHFTKETAQNQMQIQNFGEPFLLVIYEGETLAQVKVRILKKLQVPDEEFAKWKFAFLSLGRPAYLEDSDILSNRFQRRDVYGAWEQYLGLEHPDNAPKRTHAAYQNRHTYEKPVKIYN is encoded by the exons ATGACCTTAACGACTCCTCTTCCTACAGAT CAAGAAGATGAGGAGATGCTAGTTCCGCGTTCAGATTTGGTATTTGAAGGACCTCAGCCTATGGAAG AAACCGGCAATGATGTCGAAAAGCAGCCACCAGAGGATCCTCAAACTTCAAGATTTACTTGGAAGATAGAGAACTTCTCTAGGTTGAATGTAAAGAAACTATACTCTGATACTTTTGTTGTTGGTGGCTACAAATG GCGAATTTTAACTTTTCCCAAGGGGAACAATGTTGATTACCTGTCCATGTATCTGGATGTTGCTGATGCGGCTAGTTTACCTTACGGGTGGAGTAGATACGCCCAGTTCAGCTTGACAATAGTTAACCAAATTCATAACAAGTACTCCATCAGAAAAG AGACGCAACACCAATTCAATGCCAGAGAAAGTGATTGGGGTTTCACATCCTTTATGCCACTTGGTGAACTATATGATCCAAACAGAGGTTATCTTGTTGATGGTACATGTGTTGTTGAGGCTGAGGTTGCTGTCCGAAAAATTGTTGACTATTGGTCATATGACTCAAAAAAAGAAACTGGCTTTGTCGGACTGAAGAACCAAGGAGCTACCTGTTATATGAACTCGCTTCTCCAAACTCTCTACCATATTCCTTACTTCAGGAAG GCTGTATACCACATGCCTACAACTGTAAATGATATGCCCTCTGCTAGTATCCCTCTAGCATTGCAAAGCTTATTCTATAAGCTCCAGTATAGTGACAACAGTGTTGCAACAAAGGAGTTGACAAAATCATTTGGATGGGACACATATGATTCTTTCATGCAGCATGATGTGCAAGAACTCAATCGCGTTCTCTGTGAAAAGCTTGAAGAAAAAATGAAG GGAACTGTCGTGGAAGGCTCTATACAGCAGTTATTTGAAGGGCACCATATGAACTATATTGAGTGCATCAACGTGGACTACAAATCTACCAGAAAGGAGTCATATTATG ATCTTCAGCTTGATGTCAAAGGCTGTGCTGATGTTTATGCTTCTTTTGATAAATATGTTGAAGTTGAACGTCTTGAGGGAGATAACAAGTACCACGCAGAACAATATGGTTTGCAG GATGCTAAGAAGGGTGTCTTATTCATTGATTTCCCCCCTGTCCTGCAGCTTCAGTTAAAGCGCTTTGAATATGATTTTTCGCGGGACACTATGGTAAAG ATAAATGACAGATATGAATTCCCTCTGCAACTCGATCTAGATAGAGAGAATGGTAAATACTTGTCACCCGACGCTGATAGAATTGTCAGAAACCTTTACACACTTCACAG CGTATTAGTCCACAGCGGTGGTGTGCATGGTGGGcactattatgctttcataaggCCAACTCTTTCAGATGAATG GTATAAATTTGACGATGAACGTGTGACTAAGGAAGATGTGAAAAGAGCTCTAGAAGAGCAATATGGAGGTGAAGAAGAG CAGTTGCCACAGACAAATCCTGGATTCAATAATACTCCCTTCAAATTTACAAAGTACTCAAATGCTTACATGCTGGTCTATATACGGGAAAGTGACAAGGAGAAGATAATGTGTAGTGTTGATGAGAAGGACATTGCTGAGCATGTCAGG ACAAGGTTAAAGAGAGAACAAGAAGGGAAAGAacagaagaagaaggagaaagcaGAGGCACACCTTTACACAATTATAAAg GTTGCTCGTGATGAAGACCTCAGACAACAGATTGGGAAGGACATACATTTTGATTTAGTGGATCATGACAAAGTTGGGAGTTTTCGCATTCAGAAGCAGACACCTTTTAGCATTTTTAAG GAGGAGGTTGCCAAAGAATTTGGTGTACCAGTGCAATTTCAACGTTTTTGGCTATGGGCAAAGCGCCAGAATCATACATATCGTCCAAATCGGCCATTGACACATCTCGAAGAAGCTCAAACT GTTGGACAGTTGAAGGAAGTATCAAATAAGGTTCAAAATGCAGAGCTAAAATTGTACTTGGAAGTGGAGCTTGGACTG GATTTGAGGCACCTCCCTCCACCTGACAAGACGAAAGATGATATTCTGCTATTCTTCAAGCTTTATGATCCTGAGAAAGAAGAGCTGAG GTATGCTGGAAGAATCTTTGTAAAGGGAACGAGTAACCCAACTGAAATCTTGAACAAACTAAATGAAATGGTTGGCTATGCCCCCGATCAAGAGATTGAACTTTATGAG GAAATAAAATTTGAACCGAGTGTCATGTGTGAACTTATCGACAAGAAATTTGCTTTCCGATCAAGCCAG CTTGAGGATGGTGATATAGTATGCTATCAGAAATCCCTTTCTCCTGAAAGTCGCCAAAAGTTCCGCTATCCAGATGTTCCTTCTTTCCTGGAATATGTTCATAATCGCCAG GTTGTTCACTTCCGATCCTTAGAAAAATCCAAGGCTGAGGATTTCATTCTAGAGCT GTCAAAGATTAATACATATGATGAAGTTGTGGAAAGAGTAGCTCAGCAACTTGGCTTGGATGATCCATCTAAAATTAGGCTCACGCCCCATAATTGTTACTCTCAGCAACCTAAACCGCAGCCAATTAAGTACCGAGGTGTAAACACCCTTGTAGATATGCTGGTCCACTACAATCAG ACATCTGATATTTTGTACTATGAGGTACTGGACATTCCTTTGCCAGAATTCCAAGGTTTAAAAACCTTGAAAGTAGCTTTTCATCATGCTACCAAAGATGAA GTCACTTACACTATCAGATTACCAAAACAATCTACTGTGGGTGATGTAATTAATGATCTGAAGACAAAG GTAGAGTTGTTAAATCCAGATGCAGAATTAAGACTGCTAGAGGTCTTCTGCCACAAAATTTATAAG ATATTTCCAACAAGTGAGAAGATAGATAACATAAATGACCAGTACTGGACATTACGGGCCGAAGAG ATTCCTGAAGAAGAGAAAAATCTAGGCCCGAATGATCGTTTGATTCATGTGTATCACTTCACTAAAGAGACTGCACAAAACCAAATG CAAATTCAGAATTTTGGGGAACCTTTTCTCTTGGTTATCTATGAGGGTGAGACTTTAGCTCAGGTAAAGGTGCGAATACTGAAGAAATTGCAGGTCCCAGATGAAGAGTTTGCTAAG TGGAAATTTGCATTCCTCTCACTTGGCCGCCCTGCGTACCTCGAGGACTCAGATATATTGTCCAACCGTTTCCAG CGAAGGGATGTTTATGGTGCTTGGGAGCAGTATCTCGGCTTGGAACATCCTGACAATGCCCCTAAAAGGACTCATGCAGCATATCAG AACCGCCACACGTATGAGAAGCCTGTTAAAATTTACAACTAG
- the LOC132600678 gene encoding ubiquitin C-terminal hydrolase 13-like isoform X1, protein MTLTTPLPTDQEDEEMLVPRSDLVFEGPQPMEAQAETGNDVEKQPPEDPQTSRFTWKIENFSRLNVKKLYSDTFVVGGYKWRILTFPKGNNVDYLSMYLDVADAASLPYGWSRYAQFSLTIVNQIHNKYSIRKETQHQFNARESDWGFTSFMPLGELYDPNRGYLVDGTCVVEAEVAVRKIVDYWSYDSKKETGFVGLKNQGATCYMNSLLQTLYHIPYFRKAVYHMPTTVNDMPSASIPLALQSLFYKLQYSDNSVATKELTKSFGWDTYDSFMQHDVQELNRVLCEKLEEKMKGTVVEGSIQQLFEGHHMNYIECINVDYKSTRKESYYDLQLDVKGCADVYASFDKYVEVERLEGDNKYHAEQYGLQDAKKGVLFIDFPPVLQLQLKRFEYDFSRDTMVKINDRYEFPLQLDLDRENGKYLSPDADRIVRNLYTLHSVLVHSGGVHGGHYYAFIRPTLSDEWYKFDDERVTKEDVKRALEEQYGGEEEQLPQTNPGFNNTPFKFTKYSNAYMLVYIRESDKEKIMCSVDEKDIAEHVRTRLKREQEGKEQKKKEKAEAHLYTIIKVARDEDLRQQIGKDIHFDLVDHDKVGSFRIQKQTPFSIFKEEVAKEFGVPVQFQRFWLWAKRQNHTYRPNRPLTHLEEAQTVGQLKEVSNKVQNAELKLYLEVELGLDLRHLPPPDKTKDDILLFFKLYDPEKEELRYAGRIFVKGTSNPTEILNKLNEMVGYAPDQEIELYEEIKFEPSVMCELIDKKFAFRSSQLEDGDIVCYQKSLSPESRQKFRYPDVPSFLEYVHNRQVVHFRSLEKSKAEDFILELSKINTYDEVVERVAQQLGLDDPSKIRLTPHNCYSQQPKPQPIKYRGVNTLVDMLVHYNQTSDILYYEVLDIPLPEFQGLKTLKVAFHHATKDEVTYTIRLPKQSTVGDVINDLKTKVELLNPDAELRLLEVFCHKIYKIFPTSEKIDNINDQYWTLRAEEIPEEEKNLGPNDRLIHVYHFTKETAQNQMQIQNFGEPFLLVIYEGETLAQVKVRILKKLQVPDEEFAKWKFAFLSLGRPAYLEDSDILSNRFQRRDVYGAWEQYLGLEHPDNAPKRTHAAYQNRHTYEKPVKIYN, encoded by the exons ATGACCTTAACGACTCCTCTTCCTACAGAT CAAGAAGATGAGGAGATGCTAGTTCCGCGTTCAGATTTGGTATTTGAAGGACCTCAGCCTATGGAAG CACAAGCAGAAACCGGCAATGATGTCGAAAAGCAGCCACCAGAGGATCCTCAAACTTCAAGATTTACTTGGAAGATAGAGAACTTCTCTAGGTTGAATGTAAAGAAACTATACTCTGATACTTTTGTTGTTGGTGGCTACAAATG GCGAATTTTAACTTTTCCCAAGGGGAACAATGTTGATTACCTGTCCATGTATCTGGATGTTGCTGATGCGGCTAGTTTACCTTACGGGTGGAGTAGATACGCCCAGTTCAGCTTGACAATAGTTAACCAAATTCATAACAAGTACTCCATCAGAAAAG AGACGCAACACCAATTCAATGCCAGAGAAAGTGATTGGGGTTTCACATCCTTTATGCCACTTGGTGAACTATATGATCCAAACAGAGGTTATCTTGTTGATGGTACATGTGTTGTTGAGGCTGAGGTTGCTGTCCGAAAAATTGTTGACTATTGGTCATATGACTCAAAAAAAGAAACTGGCTTTGTCGGACTGAAGAACCAAGGAGCTACCTGTTATATGAACTCGCTTCTCCAAACTCTCTACCATATTCCTTACTTCAGGAAG GCTGTATACCACATGCCTACAACTGTAAATGATATGCCCTCTGCTAGTATCCCTCTAGCATTGCAAAGCTTATTCTATAAGCTCCAGTATAGTGACAACAGTGTTGCAACAAAGGAGTTGACAAAATCATTTGGATGGGACACATATGATTCTTTCATGCAGCATGATGTGCAAGAACTCAATCGCGTTCTCTGTGAAAAGCTTGAAGAAAAAATGAAG GGAACTGTCGTGGAAGGCTCTATACAGCAGTTATTTGAAGGGCACCATATGAACTATATTGAGTGCATCAACGTGGACTACAAATCTACCAGAAAGGAGTCATATTATG ATCTTCAGCTTGATGTCAAAGGCTGTGCTGATGTTTATGCTTCTTTTGATAAATATGTTGAAGTTGAACGTCTTGAGGGAGATAACAAGTACCACGCAGAACAATATGGTTTGCAG GATGCTAAGAAGGGTGTCTTATTCATTGATTTCCCCCCTGTCCTGCAGCTTCAGTTAAAGCGCTTTGAATATGATTTTTCGCGGGACACTATGGTAAAG ATAAATGACAGATATGAATTCCCTCTGCAACTCGATCTAGATAGAGAGAATGGTAAATACTTGTCACCCGACGCTGATAGAATTGTCAGAAACCTTTACACACTTCACAG CGTATTAGTCCACAGCGGTGGTGTGCATGGTGGGcactattatgctttcataaggCCAACTCTTTCAGATGAATG GTATAAATTTGACGATGAACGTGTGACTAAGGAAGATGTGAAAAGAGCTCTAGAAGAGCAATATGGAGGTGAAGAAGAG CAGTTGCCACAGACAAATCCTGGATTCAATAATACTCCCTTCAAATTTACAAAGTACTCAAATGCTTACATGCTGGTCTATATACGGGAAAGTGACAAGGAGAAGATAATGTGTAGTGTTGATGAGAAGGACATTGCTGAGCATGTCAGG ACAAGGTTAAAGAGAGAACAAGAAGGGAAAGAacagaagaagaaggagaaagcaGAGGCACACCTTTACACAATTATAAAg GTTGCTCGTGATGAAGACCTCAGACAACAGATTGGGAAGGACATACATTTTGATTTAGTGGATCATGACAAAGTTGGGAGTTTTCGCATTCAGAAGCAGACACCTTTTAGCATTTTTAAG GAGGAGGTTGCCAAAGAATTTGGTGTACCAGTGCAATTTCAACGTTTTTGGCTATGGGCAAAGCGCCAGAATCATACATATCGTCCAAATCGGCCATTGACACATCTCGAAGAAGCTCAAACT GTTGGACAGTTGAAGGAAGTATCAAATAAGGTTCAAAATGCAGAGCTAAAATTGTACTTGGAAGTGGAGCTTGGACTG GATTTGAGGCACCTCCCTCCACCTGACAAGACGAAAGATGATATTCTGCTATTCTTCAAGCTTTATGATCCTGAGAAAGAAGAGCTGAG GTATGCTGGAAGAATCTTTGTAAAGGGAACGAGTAACCCAACTGAAATCTTGAACAAACTAAATGAAATGGTTGGCTATGCCCCCGATCAAGAGATTGAACTTTATGAG GAAATAAAATTTGAACCGAGTGTCATGTGTGAACTTATCGACAAGAAATTTGCTTTCCGATCAAGCCAG CTTGAGGATGGTGATATAGTATGCTATCAGAAATCCCTTTCTCCTGAAAGTCGCCAAAAGTTCCGCTATCCAGATGTTCCTTCTTTCCTGGAATATGTTCATAATCGCCAG GTTGTTCACTTCCGATCCTTAGAAAAATCCAAGGCTGAGGATTTCATTCTAGAGCT GTCAAAGATTAATACATATGATGAAGTTGTGGAAAGAGTAGCTCAGCAACTTGGCTTGGATGATCCATCTAAAATTAGGCTCACGCCCCATAATTGTTACTCTCAGCAACCTAAACCGCAGCCAATTAAGTACCGAGGTGTAAACACCCTTGTAGATATGCTGGTCCACTACAATCAG ACATCTGATATTTTGTACTATGAGGTACTGGACATTCCTTTGCCAGAATTCCAAGGTTTAAAAACCTTGAAAGTAGCTTTTCATCATGCTACCAAAGATGAA GTCACTTACACTATCAGATTACCAAAACAATCTACTGTGGGTGATGTAATTAATGATCTGAAGACAAAG GTAGAGTTGTTAAATCCAGATGCAGAATTAAGACTGCTAGAGGTCTTCTGCCACAAAATTTATAAG ATATTTCCAACAAGTGAGAAGATAGATAACATAAATGACCAGTACTGGACATTACGGGCCGAAGAG ATTCCTGAAGAAGAGAAAAATCTAGGCCCGAATGATCGTTTGATTCATGTGTATCACTTCACTAAAGAGACTGCACAAAACCAAATG CAAATTCAGAATTTTGGGGAACCTTTTCTCTTGGTTATCTATGAGGGTGAGACTTTAGCTCAGGTAAAGGTGCGAATACTGAAGAAATTGCAGGTCCCAGATGAAGAGTTTGCTAAG TGGAAATTTGCATTCCTCTCACTTGGCCGCCCTGCGTACCTCGAGGACTCAGATATATTGTCCAACCGTTTCCAG CGAAGGGATGTTTATGGTGCTTGGGAGCAGTATCTCGGCTTGGAACATCCTGACAATGCCCCTAAAAGGACTCATGCAGCATATCAG AACCGCCACACGTATGAGAAGCCTGTTAAAATTTACAACTAG
- the LOC132600678 gene encoding ubiquitin C-terminal hydrolase 13-like isoform X2, with the protein MTLTTPLPTDQEDEEMLVPRSDLVFEGPQPMEAQAETGNDVEKQPPEDPQTSRFTWKIENFSRLNVKKLYSDTFVVGGYKWRILTFPKGNNVDYLSMYLDVADAASLPYGWSRYAQFSLTIVNQIHNKYSIRKETQHQFNARESDWGFTSFMPLGELYDPNRGYLVDGTCVVEAEVAVRKIVDYWSYDSKKETGFVGLKNQGATCYMNSLLQTLYHIPYFRKAVYHMPTTVNDMPSASIPLALQSLFYKLQYSDNSVATKELTKSFGWDTYDSFMQHDVQELNRVLCEKLEEKMKGTVVEGSIQQLFEGHHMNYIECINVDYKSTRKESYYDLQLDVKGCADVYASFDKYVEVERLEGDNKYHAEQYGLQDAKKGVLFIDFPPVLQLQLKRFEYDFSRDTMVKINDRYEFPLQLDLDRENGKYLSPDADRIVRNLYTLHSVLVHSGGVHGGHYYAFIRPTLSDEWYKFDDERVTKEDVKRALEEQYGGEEELPQTNPGFNNTPFKFTKYSNAYMLVYIRESDKEKIMCSVDEKDIAEHVRTRLKREQEGKEQKKKEKAEAHLYTIIKVARDEDLRQQIGKDIHFDLVDHDKVGSFRIQKQTPFSIFKEEVAKEFGVPVQFQRFWLWAKRQNHTYRPNRPLTHLEEAQTVGQLKEVSNKVQNAELKLYLEVELGLDLRHLPPPDKTKDDILLFFKLYDPEKEELRYAGRIFVKGTSNPTEILNKLNEMVGYAPDQEIELYEEIKFEPSVMCELIDKKFAFRSSQLEDGDIVCYQKSLSPESRQKFRYPDVPSFLEYVHNRQVVHFRSLEKSKAEDFILELSKINTYDEVVERVAQQLGLDDPSKIRLTPHNCYSQQPKPQPIKYRGVNTLVDMLVHYNQTSDILYYEVLDIPLPEFQGLKTLKVAFHHATKDEVTYTIRLPKQSTVGDVINDLKTKVELLNPDAELRLLEVFCHKIYKIFPTSEKIDNINDQYWTLRAEEIPEEEKNLGPNDRLIHVYHFTKETAQNQMQIQNFGEPFLLVIYEGETLAQVKVRILKKLQVPDEEFAKWKFAFLSLGRPAYLEDSDILSNRFQRRDVYGAWEQYLGLEHPDNAPKRTHAAYQNRHTYEKPVKIYN; encoded by the exons ATGACCTTAACGACTCCTCTTCCTACAGAT CAAGAAGATGAGGAGATGCTAGTTCCGCGTTCAGATTTGGTATTTGAAGGACCTCAGCCTATGGAAG CACAAGCAGAAACCGGCAATGATGTCGAAAAGCAGCCACCAGAGGATCCTCAAACTTCAAGATTTACTTGGAAGATAGAGAACTTCTCTAGGTTGAATGTAAAGAAACTATACTCTGATACTTTTGTTGTTGGTGGCTACAAATG GCGAATTTTAACTTTTCCCAAGGGGAACAATGTTGATTACCTGTCCATGTATCTGGATGTTGCTGATGCGGCTAGTTTACCTTACGGGTGGAGTAGATACGCCCAGTTCAGCTTGACAATAGTTAACCAAATTCATAACAAGTACTCCATCAGAAAAG AGACGCAACACCAATTCAATGCCAGAGAAAGTGATTGGGGTTTCACATCCTTTATGCCACTTGGTGAACTATATGATCCAAACAGAGGTTATCTTGTTGATGGTACATGTGTTGTTGAGGCTGAGGTTGCTGTCCGAAAAATTGTTGACTATTGGTCATATGACTCAAAAAAAGAAACTGGCTTTGTCGGACTGAAGAACCAAGGAGCTACCTGTTATATGAACTCGCTTCTCCAAACTCTCTACCATATTCCTTACTTCAGGAAG GCTGTATACCACATGCCTACAACTGTAAATGATATGCCCTCTGCTAGTATCCCTCTAGCATTGCAAAGCTTATTCTATAAGCTCCAGTATAGTGACAACAGTGTTGCAACAAAGGAGTTGACAAAATCATTTGGATGGGACACATATGATTCTTTCATGCAGCATGATGTGCAAGAACTCAATCGCGTTCTCTGTGAAAAGCTTGAAGAAAAAATGAAG GGAACTGTCGTGGAAGGCTCTATACAGCAGTTATTTGAAGGGCACCATATGAACTATATTGAGTGCATCAACGTGGACTACAAATCTACCAGAAAGGAGTCATATTATG ATCTTCAGCTTGATGTCAAAGGCTGTGCTGATGTTTATGCTTCTTTTGATAAATATGTTGAAGTTGAACGTCTTGAGGGAGATAACAAGTACCACGCAGAACAATATGGTTTGCAG GATGCTAAGAAGGGTGTCTTATTCATTGATTTCCCCCCTGTCCTGCAGCTTCAGTTAAAGCGCTTTGAATATGATTTTTCGCGGGACACTATGGTAAAG ATAAATGACAGATATGAATTCCCTCTGCAACTCGATCTAGATAGAGAGAATGGTAAATACTTGTCACCCGACGCTGATAGAATTGTCAGAAACCTTTACACACTTCACAG CGTATTAGTCCACAGCGGTGGTGTGCATGGTGGGcactattatgctttcataaggCCAACTCTTTCAGATGAATG GTATAAATTTGACGATGAACGTGTGACTAAGGAAGATGTGAAAAGAGCTCTAGAAGAGCAATATGGAGGTGAAGAAGAG TTGCCACAGACAAATCCTGGATTCAATAATACTCCCTTCAAATTTACAAAGTACTCAAATGCTTACATGCTGGTCTATATACGGGAAAGTGACAAGGAGAAGATAATGTGTAGTGTTGATGAGAAGGACATTGCTGAGCATGTCAGG ACAAGGTTAAAGAGAGAACAAGAAGGGAAAGAacagaagaagaaggagaaagcaGAGGCACACCTTTACACAATTATAAAg GTTGCTCGTGATGAAGACCTCAGACAACAGATTGGGAAGGACATACATTTTGATTTAGTGGATCATGACAAAGTTGGGAGTTTTCGCATTCAGAAGCAGACACCTTTTAGCATTTTTAAG GAGGAGGTTGCCAAAGAATTTGGTGTACCAGTGCAATTTCAACGTTTTTGGCTATGGGCAAAGCGCCAGAATCATACATATCGTCCAAATCGGCCATTGACACATCTCGAAGAAGCTCAAACT GTTGGACAGTTGAAGGAAGTATCAAATAAGGTTCAAAATGCAGAGCTAAAATTGTACTTGGAAGTGGAGCTTGGACTG GATTTGAGGCACCTCCCTCCACCTGACAAGACGAAAGATGATATTCTGCTATTCTTCAAGCTTTATGATCCTGAGAAAGAAGAGCTGAG GTATGCTGGAAGAATCTTTGTAAAGGGAACGAGTAACCCAACTGAAATCTTGAACAAACTAAATGAAATGGTTGGCTATGCCCCCGATCAAGAGATTGAACTTTATGAG GAAATAAAATTTGAACCGAGTGTCATGTGTGAACTTATCGACAAGAAATTTGCTTTCCGATCAAGCCAG CTTGAGGATGGTGATATAGTATGCTATCAGAAATCCCTTTCTCCTGAAAGTCGCCAAAAGTTCCGCTATCCAGATGTTCCTTCTTTCCTGGAATATGTTCATAATCGCCAG GTTGTTCACTTCCGATCCTTAGAAAAATCCAAGGCTGAGGATTTCATTCTAGAGCT GTCAAAGATTAATACATATGATGAAGTTGTGGAAAGAGTAGCTCAGCAACTTGGCTTGGATGATCCATCTAAAATTAGGCTCACGCCCCATAATTGTTACTCTCAGCAACCTAAACCGCAGCCAATTAAGTACCGAGGTGTAAACACCCTTGTAGATATGCTGGTCCACTACAATCAG ACATCTGATATTTTGTACTATGAGGTACTGGACATTCCTTTGCCAGAATTCCAAGGTTTAAAAACCTTGAAAGTAGCTTTTCATCATGCTACCAAAGATGAA GTCACTTACACTATCAGATTACCAAAACAATCTACTGTGGGTGATGTAATTAATGATCTGAAGACAAAG GTAGAGTTGTTAAATCCAGATGCAGAATTAAGACTGCTAGAGGTCTTCTGCCACAAAATTTATAAG ATATTTCCAACAAGTGAGAAGATAGATAACATAAATGACCAGTACTGGACATTACGGGCCGAAGAG ATTCCTGAAGAAGAGAAAAATCTAGGCCCGAATGATCGTTTGATTCATGTGTATCACTTCACTAAAGAGACTGCACAAAACCAAATG CAAATTCAGAATTTTGGGGAACCTTTTCTCTTGGTTATCTATGAGGGTGAGACTTTAGCTCAGGTAAAGGTGCGAATACTGAAGAAATTGCAGGTCCCAGATGAAGAGTTTGCTAAG TGGAAATTTGCATTCCTCTCACTTGGCCGCCCTGCGTACCTCGAGGACTCAGATATATTGTCCAACCGTTTCCAG CGAAGGGATGTTTATGGTGCTTGGGAGCAGTATCTCGGCTTGGAACATCCTGACAATGCCCCTAAAAGGACTCATGCAGCATATCAG AACCGCCACACGTATGAGAAGCCTGTTAAAATTTACAACTAG